In the Ensifer adhaerens genome, one interval contains:
- a CDS encoding FadR/GntR family transcriptional regulator — protein sequence MSSSVREDALSGVEAVEPGKTSAVDRLVEQIRDMISERGLGIGDALPTERDLGEQFQAGRNTVREALQVLRAYGMVETRPKVGAVISGGHGEAIRRLFAFHNGISPDSFHDLQGFRRIIETGVGEHIILTAREADFDRLDAINARILEAESVEAAAQCDYEFHSAIVELSGNRTTLAAYHMLRSVIEEVMRLGKAERPVHAATFEAHAEIIRALRARDRIAYVYLMSRHLEFGIRFVDAPPGGLQPR from the coding sequence GTGAGCAGTTCGGTACGGGAAGATGCATTGTCGGGCGTGGAGGCCGTCGAGCCGGGAAAGACCTCGGCCGTCGATCGCCTCGTTGAGCAGATCCGCGACATGATCTCCGAGCGCGGCCTCGGTATCGGTGACGCGCTGCCGACCGAGCGTGATCTCGGCGAACAGTTCCAGGCTGGCCGCAATACCGTGCGCGAGGCGCTGCAGGTGCTGCGCGCCTATGGCATGGTCGAGACGCGTCCGAAGGTGGGCGCCGTCATCAGCGGCGGCCATGGCGAAGCGATCCGCCGGTTATTCGCCTTTCACAACGGTATCTCACCGGACTCGTTTCACGATCTGCAGGGCTTCCGCCGCATCATCGAGACCGGTGTCGGTGAACACATCATTCTGACAGCGCGCGAAGCCGATTTCGACCGGCTGGATGCGATCAATGCCCGCATTCTGGAGGCCGAGAGCGTCGAAGCGGCAGCACAGTGCGACTATGAGTTCCACTCGGCGATCGTCGAACTCTCGGGCAACCGCACGACGCTCGCCGCCTATCACATGCTGCGCTCGGTAATTGAGGAGGTCATGCGTCTCGGCAAGGCCGAGCGCCCGGTGCACGCGGCGACCTTCGAGGCGCATGCCGAGATCATTCGGGCGCTGAGGGCCCGCGACCGGATCGCCTATGTCTACCTGATGAGCCGTCATCTGGAGTTCGGCATTCGCTTCGTCGATGCCCCGCCGGGCGGCCTGCAGCCACGATAA
- the uxuA gene encoding mannonate dehydratase: MEECFRWYGPNDPVPLGHIRQAGATGIVSALHHIYDGSPWSDEAILEQKALIEAAGMRWSVVESIPVHNSIKLATSESARYIGWYKDTLRALARSGISIVCYNFMPVVDWTRTELMQPLANGGYALRFDAVDFAAYDLFVLKRPHVEDSYSEQQIAAARQRLDEMDQAKIDRIERNLIAGLPATERQFNRASFLAALSEYDGVTADALHANLARFLREIVPVAEEVGIRLCIHPDDPAFSLYGLPRIVSTPADVRRILAAVDSPANGITFCTGSYGTRAENDLPAMVREFGPRIYFAHLRNVQREDDGSFYEADHLGGSSDMPAVILALMQEQERRVQESRTDWQIPLRPDHGHLLADDIGKERINPGYSLIGRLKGLAEIRGVMQGIATAMAHKA; encoded by the coding sequence ATGGAAGAGTGCTTTCGCTGGTATGGGCCAAACGATCCGGTGCCGCTCGGCCACATCCGGCAGGCGGGCGCCACGGGGATCGTCTCGGCGCTGCACCACATCTATGACGGTTCGCCCTGGTCCGATGAAGCAATCCTGGAGCAGAAGGCGCTGATCGAAGCGGCCGGCATGCGCTGGAGCGTCGTCGAGAGCATTCCGGTGCACAACTCGATCAAGCTCGCGACATCAGAAAGCGCCCGCTACATCGGCTGGTACAAGGATACGCTTCGCGCCCTGGCGCGCTCGGGCATCAGCATCGTCTGCTACAATTTCATGCCGGTGGTCGATTGGACGCGCACGGAGCTGATGCAGCCCCTGGCGAACGGCGGCTATGCGCTGCGCTTCGATGCGGTCGACTTTGCCGCCTACGATCTCTTCGTGCTGAAGCGTCCGCATGTGGAGGACAGCTACTCAGAGCAGCAGATCGCCGCCGCCCGCCAGCGTCTCGACGAGATGGACCAGGCGAAAATCGACCGGATCGAGCGCAATCTGATTGCCGGTCTTCCGGCGACCGAGCGCCAATTCAACCGGGCGAGTTTCCTCGCAGCCCTCTCGGAATATGACGGCGTCACCGCCGACGCTCTGCACGCCAACCTGGCGCGGTTCCTCAGGGAGATCGTGCCGGTCGCCGAGGAAGTCGGTATCCGGCTCTGTATCCACCCGGATGACCCTGCCTTTTCCCTCTACGGTCTGCCGCGCATCGTCTCCACGCCGGCCGACGTCAGGCGCATCCTCGCCGCCGTCGACAGTCCGGCCAATGGCATCACCTTCTGCACCGGCTCCTACGGCACGCGCGCCGAAAACGATCTGCCAGCCATGGTGCGCGAGTTCGGCCCGCGCATCTACTTCGCCCACCTGCGCAATGTCCAACGCGAGGATGACGGCTCGTTCTACGAAGCCGACCATCTCGGCGGATCGAGCGATATGCCGGCGGTGATCCTTGCGCTGATGCAGGAGCAGGAGCGGCGCGTGCAGGAAAGTCGCACCGACTGGCAGATCCCGCTTCGGCCCGATCACGGACATCTGCTCGCCGACGACATCGGCAAGGAGCGGATCAATCCCGGCTATTCGCTGATCGGGCGGCTGAAGGGTCTCGCGGAAATCAGAGGCGTCATGCAGGGCATCGCGACCGCCATGGCGCATAAGGCTTGA
- a CDS encoding substrate-binding domain-containing protein, protein MSNMKRLALAALLATVSFAPGAAFAGGKAIAGIVFQQDQYFRGIQIGMEKAAEAAGDELLAGNSDSKLEKEAQLIDTYIARGVNSIVVAPLSADASVPALKKARDAGITVVTYGTSANGDVAQATVTSSDRDIGIGTGKAATDFLKTLGNGGKVKIGTLAFKALLPEQSNARVDGFLSVVNDQVDIVAQQDAWLAEKALAVASDMLTANPDIQVIYAANEGGTIGAVQAVKKAGLEGKVFVFGTDGSEQLANMLLNSDNVLQATTAQQPLEVGKQAIEAAQNLLDGKKIETKVNVPVLPLTRADTQAVAAYKEGLKALK, encoded by the coding sequence ATGAGCAACATGAAACGTCTGGCGCTTGCAGCGCTGCTTGCCACCGTCAGCTTCGCACCGGGCGCGGCATTTGCTGGCGGCAAGGCGATCGCCGGCATCGTGTTCCAGCAGGACCAGTATTTCCGCGGCATCCAGATCGGCATGGAAAAGGCGGCGGAAGCTGCCGGCGACGAGCTTCTTGCCGGTAACAGCGACAGCAAGCTGGAGAAGGAAGCGCAACTGATCGACACCTACATTGCCCGCGGCGTGAACTCGATCGTTGTGGCGCCTCTCTCGGCCGATGCCTCGGTGCCGGCGCTGAAGAAGGCACGTGACGCCGGCATCACGGTCGTCACTTACGGCACCTCGGCCAATGGCGATGTCGCCCAGGCGACGGTAACGAGCTCGGACCGCGATATCGGCATCGGCACCGGCAAGGCCGCGACCGACTTCCTGAAGACGCTCGGCAACGGCGGCAAGGTCAAGATCGGCACGCTTGCCTTCAAGGCGCTCCTGCCCGAGCAGTCGAACGCCCGCGTCGACGGGTTCCTGAGTGTCGTCAATGATCAGGTCGATATCGTCGCCCAGCAGGACGCCTGGCTTGCCGAAAAGGCGCTGGCCGTCGCGAGCGACATGCTGACGGCCAATCCCGATATTCAGGTGATCTACGCCGCCAACGAGGGCGGCACGATCGGCGCGGTGCAGGCGGTCAAGAAGGCAGGCCTCGAAGGCAAGGTCTTCGTGTTCGGCACCGACGGTTCCGAGCAGCTCGCCAACATGCTCTTGAACTCCGACAACGTGCTTCAGGCAACGACCGCGCAGCAGCCGCTCGAGGTCGGCAAGCAGGCGATCGAAGCGGCGCAGAACCTGCTCGACGGCAAGAAGATCGAGACCAAGGTCAACGTGCCGGTGCTGCCTCTGACGCGCGCTGACACGCAGGCGGTCGCGGCCTACAAGGAAGGCCTGAAGGCCCTGAAGTGA
- a CDS encoding SMP-30/gluconolactonase/LRE family protein — protein MARELVCVAPVGDRCGEGAVWSADEAALYWTDINRFLIHRYDEAICAVRTWLFDEPVVAISLTGEDGRLLVALGSKLIWWWPKMDRRQDHGFVLPGSPRVRLNDGRSDPLGNFWVGSMKNNVLPDGQLGDVAPGKGILYRIAPDGAVTEWRHGLGISNTLCWSPDRSTFYFGDTLANEIYAFDYDATDGSISDERNFFAGFDRGSPDGSAIDSEGFVWNCRYGGGCIARVAPDGSLAEAIDMPVTNITTCTFGGADLKTLYITTAGGGPAERLAGSLYAMRVEVPGMPENRFGVASR, from the coding sequence ATGGCCCGTGAGCTTGTCTGTGTCGCGCCCGTCGGCGACCGCTGTGGTGAGGGGGCCGTCTGGTCGGCGGACGAGGCGGCGCTCTACTGGACCGATATCAACCGCTTTCTGATCCACCGCTATGACGAGGCGATATGCGCGGTCAGGACGTGGCTCTTCGACGAGCCGGTGGTGGCGATTTCGTTGACGGGCGAGGACGGCCGCCTGCTCGTCGCGCTTGGATCGAAGCTGATCTGGTGGTGGCCAAAGATGGACCGGCGGCAGGATCACGGCTTCGTCCTGCCCGGTTCGCCGCGGGTGCGGCTGAATGACGGTCGCTCCGATCCCCTCGGAAACTTCTGGGTAGGCTCGATGAAGAACAACGTCCTGCCCGATGGCCAACTCGGCGACGTTGCGCCGGGCAAAGGCATCCTCTACCGGATCGCGCCCGATGGTGCCGTCACCGAATGGCGGCATGGCCTCGGCATTTCCAACACGCTCTGCTGGAGCCCGGACCGAAGCACCTTCTATTTCGGCGATACGCTCGCCAACGAAATCTATGCGTTCGATTATGATGCCACGGACGGCTCGATTTCCGACGAGCGGAACTTTTTCGCCGGCTTCGATCGCGGTTCGCCCGACGGCTCGGCGATCGACAGCGAGGGCTTCGTCTGGAATTGCCGCTATGGCGGTGGCTGCATTGCCCGGGTTGCGCCGGATGGCAGCCTTGCCGAGGCGATCGATATGCCGGTCACCAACATCACCACCTGCACTTTCGGTGGCGCCGACCTGAAGACGCTTTACATCACCACGGCTGGGGGAGGGCCAGCCGAGCGTCTCGCCGGCAGCCTCTATGCCATGCGCGTCGAAGTACCCGGAATGCCGGAAAACCGGTTCGGGGTGGCAAGCCGGTGA
- a CDS encoding fumarylacetoacetate hydrolase family protein: MKLLRLTVDGSAVPCILDGEGKARDVSSLVKDFAAETLPGVLAVLSGADFAALPVMPVVDADILPPVARPGTIWCVGLNYSDHAEEAGLPVPSEPILFNKAAGTYCGPNAPLLHSEKMSKLDWEVELGIVIGKRALNVSRAEAMDHVLGYTIVNDVSERAWQMERGGQWVKGKSFPNFCPTGPWLVTKDEVPNPQALSMWLDVNGERMQAGSTARMIFAVATIVSYMSEFCVLEPGDLICTGTPPGVGMGKKPPRYLGPGDVVELGIDGLGRQRQVVQSL, translated from the coding sequence ATGAAATTGTTGCGTCTCACCGTCGACGGCTCCGCCGTGCCCTGCATCCTCGATGGCGAGGGCAAGGCGCGGGACGTGTCTTCGCTCGTTAAGGACTTCGCGGCGGAGACTTTGCCTGGTGTCTTGGCAGTGCTCTCCGGCGCCGATTTCGCGGCGCTCCCTGTGATGCCGGTGGTCGATGCGGACATCCTGCCGCCGGTCGCAAGGCCCGGTACGATCTGGTGCGTCGGCCTCAACTACTCCGACCATGCGGAAGAGGCGGGACTGCCAGTGCCGTCCGAACCGATCCTCTTCAACAAGGCAGCCGGGACCTATTGCGGCCCGAACGCGCCGCTTCTCCACTCCGAGAAAATGTCGAAGCTGGACTGGGAGGTCGAGCTCGGCATCGTCATCGGCAAGCGGGCGCTCAACGTATCGCGCGCCGAGGCTATGGACCATGTCCTCGGCTACACGATCGTCAACGATGTCTCCGAACGTGCCTGGCAGATGGAGCGCGGCGGCCAGTGGGTGAAGGGCAAGAGCTTCCCGAATTTCTGCCCGACGGGGCCCTGGCTTGTGACGAAAGACGAGGTTCCGAACCCGCAGGCCCTGTCGATGTGGCTCGACGTCAACGGCGAGCGCATGCAGGCGGGCTCGACTGCCCGGATGATCTTCGCCGTCGCGACCATCGTCTCCTACATGAGCGAGTTCTGCGTGCTGGAGCCCGGCGATCTCATCTGCACCGGCACGCCCCCCGGCGTCGGCATGGGCAAGAAGCCGCCGCGCTATCTTGGGCCCGGTGACGTGGTCGAACTCGGCATCGACGGTCTCGGCCGCCAGCGTCAGGTCGTTCAATCCCTCTAG
- a CDS encoding mannonate dehydratase: MKIGLGLYREQLTPDNFQFALQAGATHVVAHLTNYFAGKDPKIDSGDQGGWGDCSGDRLWTYEELSALVKDVRAGGLEVAAIENFSPRFWHDVLLDGPERAQQIEGLKQLIRDAGRAGIPCIGYNFSLAGVYGWTRGPYARGGAESVGFGVENSIAPSPDAPIPDGMIWNMRYRHGVAGAASVSVSSADLWERLSHFLKEVVPVAEEAGVVLGAHPDDPPAEELRGTARLVNRPEKYDRLMSIVDSPSNGLELCLGSLQEMPGGDIYEHVRRFARSGRIGYIHFRNVRGKMPRYVETFVDEGDIDMAEIIRILRDENYQGVMIPDHTPAMTCSASWHAGKAFALGYMKALVQNAEALGPARSIPTSIAAE, from the coding sequence ATGAAAATCGGCCTTGGGCTCTACCGGGAGCAACTCACCCCGGATAACTTTCAGTTTGCCTTGCAGGCGGGCGCGACCCATGTGGTCGCGCATCTCACCAACTATTTCGCCGGCAAAGATCCAAAGATCGACAGTGGCGACCAGGGCGGCTGGGGTGATTGCTCCGGTGACCGGCTCTGGACTTACGAAGAGCTGTCGGCGCTGGTGAAGGATGTCAGGGCCGGCGGGCTGGAGGTTGCGGCGATCGAGAACTTCTCGCCGCGCTTCTGGCATGACGTGCTGCTCGACGGGCCTGAGCGCGCCCAGCAGATCGAGGGGCTGAAGCAGCTCATTCGCGACGCCGGCCGCGCCGGTATTCCCTGCATCGGCTACAATTTCTCGCTCGCCGGCGTCTATGGCTGGACCCGTGGCCCCTACGCCCGAGGCGGCGCCGAATCCGTCGGCTTCGGCGTCGAAAACAGCATCGCCCCAAGCCCGGATGCGCCGATCCCGGACGGCATGATCTGGAACATGCGCTATCGTCACGGCGTCGCCGGCGCTGCCTCCGTTTCCGTCAGTTCGGCGGATCTCTGGGAGCGCCTCAGCCACTTCCTGAAGGAGGTCGTCCCGGTCGCCGAGGAGGCGGGCGTCGTGCTCGGTGCCCACCCGGACGATCCGCCGGCCGAGGAACTGCGGGGCACGGCGCGGCTCGTCAACCGTCCGGAGAAATACGATCGGCTGATGTCAATCGTTGACTCGCCGTCGAACGGGCTCGAACTTTGCCTCGGCTCACTGCAGGAGATGCCGGGCGGCGACATCTACGAGCATGTCCGCCGCTTCGCCCGCTCCGGCCGCATCGGCTACATCCATTTCCGCAACGTGCGCGGAAAGATGCCGCGTTACGTCGAGACCTTCGTCGACGAAGGCGACATCGACATGGCCGAGATCATCCGCATCCTGCGCGACGAAAACTACCAGGGGGTGATGATCCCCGACCATACGCCGGCCATGACCTGCAGCGCCTCCTGGCACGCGGGCAAGGCCTTTGCGCTCGGCTACATGAAGGCGCTGGTGCAGAACGCCGAGGCGCTCGGCCCCGCGCGTTCGATCCCGACAAGCATTGCTGCGGAATAG
- a CDS encoding ABC transporter permease, producing the protein MTLVSQTTETGGQNTPLKFLKTYPMEIILATLVIFLIFVAPGFASTSNVLNVLRTVSMLGIIAFGMTAVIISGEIDLSVGAGAALAGCIVAWFADRFTDTFGDWGAVTVGFAVALLLGFSLGYLTGRFRQWFNVPTFITTLALFAALRGVANLITGGFPMSSFPVGFDFLGGGYLFGIPFPVYIFALTFAAMHFLMKYTSFGREVYAVGGNMEAARLSGIDIWKVKALTLGLTGALTAVSGTLIASQIGAGTGTTATGMELDVIAAVIIGGTSLFGGKGRIWGTLIGVLFLGCISNGMTLMNVSEYWQYVVRGGIILGAVLLNQVLERVR; encoded by the coding sequence ATGACACTCGTGAGCCAGACCACGGAAACAGGCGGGCAGAACACGCCGCTCAAGTTTCTGAAAACCTACCCGATGGAGATCATTCTCGCCACGCTGGTGATCTTCCTGATCTTCGTCGCACCGGGCTTTGCCTCCACCAGCAACGTCTTGAACGTGCTGCGCACGGTGTCGATGCTCGGTATCATCGCCTTCGGCATGACCGCCGTCATCATCAGTGGCGAGATCGATCTCTCCGTTGGCGCAGGCGCAGCACTTGCCGGCTGCATCGTTGCCTGGTTCGCCGACCGTTTCACCGACACGTTCGGTGATTGGGGCGCGGTCACCGTCGGCTTCGCGGTGGCACTTCTGCTCGGCTTCTCGCTCGGCTATCTCACCGGCCGTTTCCGGCAGTGGTTCAACGTGCCGACCTTCATCACTACGCTGGCGCTTTTCGCAGCGCTGCGCGGTGTCGCCAACCTGATCACCGGCGGCTTCCCGATGTCGTCCTTCCCGGTCGGTTTCGATTTCCTCGGCGGCGGTTACCTCTTCGGCATCCCGTTCCCGGTCTATATCTTCGCGCTGACCTTCGCGGCCATGCACTTCCTGATGAAGTACACGAGCTTCGGCCGCGAGGTTTATGCCGTCGGCGGCAATATGGAAGCGGCCCGCCTTTCCGGCATCGACATCTGGAAGGTGAAGGCGCTGACGCTGGGGCTGACGGGCGCGCTCACTGCCGTCTCCGGCACGCTGATCGCCTCGCAGATCGGGGCCGGCACGGGGACGACGGCGACCGGCATGGAGCTCGACGTGATCGCGGCCGTGATCATCGGTGGCACCTCGCTCTTCGGCGGCAAGGGCCGCATCTGGGGCACCCTGATCGGGGTGCTGTTCCTCGGCTGCATCTCCAACGGCATGACGCTGATGAATGTCAGCGAATATTGGCAATACGTCGTGCGCGGCGGGATCATCCTCGGCGCCGTGCTCTTGAACCAGGTCCTGGAACGGGTGCGCTGA
- a CDS encoding Lrp/AsnC family transcriptional regulator, whose product MIDELSKIDSFDLKIMTLLQKDSSLSQRELAERVGLSQNACWRRLQRLQSIGMIRGSHCDIDLSALGLNLTVIVMIRTRHHSKEWSDGFRQHVERLPEVIDFYRIGGDWDYLIKVVTRGMGGYDAFYQKLITNFDLATVTGFFSMEAIINNRPVDLSRLR is encoded by the coding sequence ATGATCGACGAATTATCAAAAATCGATAGTTTTGATCTGAAGATCATGACGTTGCTGCAAAAGGATTCGAGCCTCTCGCAACGTGAACTGGCCGAGAGAGTGGGGCTGTCGCAAAATGCCTGCTGGCGGCGCCTGCAGCGCCTGCAGTCGATCGGCATGATCCGGGGCTCGCACTGCGACATCGATCTCAGTGCCTTGGGGCTGAATCTGACGGTGATCGTCATGATCCGCACGCGTCATCACTCCAAGGAGTGGAGTGACGGATTCCGCCAGCATGTCGAGCGGCTGCCGGAAGTGATCGACTTCTACAGGATCGGTGGGGACTGGGACTATCTGATCAAGGTGGTGACCCGTGGCATGGGCGGCTACGACGCCTTCTATCAGAAGCTCATCACGAACTTCGATCTCGCCACGGTCACGGGCTTCTTCTCCATGGAGGCGATCATCAACAACCGTCCCGTGGATCTCAGCCGGTTGCGGTGA
- a CDS encoding SDR family NAD(P)-dependent oxidoreductase, translating into MTEFKGKIALVTGTSGIGLASAIRLASSGATVLACGNDVATNEIFDRTAKERDLPMSTRLTDVAVEAEVEAAVREAVLRHGGLDIVVNAAAVHPYGTVLDTSAETFARCLSVNVGSIYLTGRFGIPEMMKRGGGAIVNISSVQGHACQQNVAAYVASKGAIHALTRAMALDHAAAKVRVNSVSPGSVRTPLLSLAARTYGGEGVSETDAFARFGAAHPIGRIGEPEEVAELVAYLASDRAAFVTGSDFRIDGGLTAGIGVK; encoded by the coding sequence ATGACTGAATTCAAGGGAAAAATCGCGCTGGTCACCGGCACGTCCGGCATCGGGCTTGCCTCGGCGATCCGGCTTGCCTCGTCGGGCGCGACCGTGCTTGCCTGTGGCAACGATGTCGCCACCAACGAGATCTTCGACCGCACAGCCAAAGAGCGCGACTTGCCGATGTCGACCCGACTGACGGACGTCGCCGTGGAAGCAGAGGTTGAGGCGGCCGTGCGCGAGGCGGTGCTTCGCCATGGCGGACTGGACATCGTCGTCAACGCCGCCGCCGTCCATCCCTATGGCACGGTGCTTGACACCAGCGCCGAGACCTTTGCGCGCTGCCTGTCGGTCAATGTCGGCTCGATCTATCTCACCGGCCGCTTCGGCATTCCCGAAATGATGAAGCGCGGCGGCGGCGCGATCGTCAACATCTCCTCGGTGCAGGGCCATGCCTGCCAGCAGAATGTCGCGGCCTATGTCGCCTCCAAGGGTGCGATCCATGCGCTGACCCGGGCCATGGCGCTCGACCATGCGGCCGCCAAGGTCCGGGTCAATTCGGTCAGCCCAGGCTCGGTGCGCACGCCGCTGCTGTCGCTTGCGGCCCGCACCTATGGCGGCGAGGGCGTCAGCGAGACAGACGCCTTTGCCCGCTTCGGCGCTGCGCACCCGATCGGCCGCATCGGCGAGCCGGAGGAGGTGGCCGAGCTGGTCGCTTATCTCGCCTCGGATCGCGCCGCCTTCGTTACGGGCTCGGACTTCCGCATCGACGGCGGCCTCACTGCCGGCATCGGCGTCAAATAA
- a CDS encoding sugar ABC transporter ATP-binding protein has protein sequence MSYSQPSSAALQGVQGRLDFRAVTKRYGPTVALSEFTHSFAPGQVHALMGKNGSGKSTLVKLLAGVTEPTSGTISVNGEDRHFTSPHDAFAAGIVTVHQELSLVPELSVGENIFLGRLPHKRRAGFSVVDWAGLHKRAGELLADMGLAIDSRQPVSALSVGQQQVVEIVKAMSFNPSILLLDEPTSALASREVKQLFALIERLRARGVTMIYITHRMSELFEIADTCTVIRDGHYIGAVEMKATTPSAIVGMMFGDAARATRPPRRTLDRTRPVLEVRDLSRSGHFHNVSFDLYPGEILGIAGLLGAGRTELMRAIFGADRIDGGSVTLNGRVMTGASPRDMRKAGLGYTPENRKEVGLVQSLSTADNLCMASLGPISSRGFISRRHEQPHVRRQIADLHIKCGDPELPVSSLSGGNQQKVVIGKWLNRQPSVMFFDEPSRGVDVQAKRQIFDIIWQQAADGLASLFVSTELEEVLEVADRILVMHHGAVVAEVDPTKTDLTELYGLCMEGAKQ, from the coding sequence ATGAGCTATTCGCAACCGAGTTCAGCCGCGTTGCAAGGGGTGCAGGGACGGCTGGACTTTCGGGCCGTGACCAAGCGTTACGGCCCGACTGTCGCCCTCTCGGAATTCACCCACAGCTTCGCCCCCGGCCAGGTGCATGCCCTGATGGGCAAGAACGGCTCGGGCAAGTCGACGCTCGTCAAGCTTCTTGCCGGCGTCACCGAGCCGACATCCGGCACGATCAGCGTGAATGGCGAGGATCGCCATTTCACCTCGCCGCACGATGCGTTTGCCGCCGGCATCGTCACCGTGCACCAGGAGCTTTCGCTGGTGCCGGAGCTTTCTGTCGGGGAAAACATCTTTCTCGGTCGCTTGCCACACAAGCGACGCGCCGGCTTCAGCGTCGTCGACTGGGCGGGCCTGCACAAGCGCGCCGGCGAATTGCTGGCCGATATGGGGCTCGCGATCGATTCCCGCCAGCCGGTCTCGGCCCTCAGCGTCGGCCAGCAGCAGGTGGTCGAGATCGTCAAGGCGATGTCCTTCAACCCGTCGATCCTGCTCCTGGACGAGCCGACCTCGGCGCTGGCCTCGCGTGAGGTCAAGCAGCTCTTCGCGCTGATCGAACGCCTGCGTGCCCGCGGCGTGACGATGATCTACATCACCCACCGCATGAGCGAGCTTTTCGAGATTGCCGACACCTGCACGGTGATCCGCGACGGCCACTATATCGGCGCGGTCGAGATGAAGGCGACGACGCCGTCGGCGATCGTCGGCATGATGTTCGGCGATGCCGCCCGTGCGACGCGTCCGCCACGGCGCACGCTCGATCGCACCAGGCCGGTGCTCGAAGTGCGCGACCTCAGCCGCTCCGGGCATTTTCACAATGTTTCCTTCGATCTCTATCCTGGCGAAATCCTCGGCATCGCCGGTCTGCTCGGCGCAGGGCGTACCGAACTGATGCGGGCGATCTTCGGCGCCGACCGGATCGATGGCGGCTCCGTCACACTGAATGGCCGCGTCATGACCGGCGCAAGTCCGCGCGACATGCGCAAGGCGGGGCTTGGCTACACGCCGGAAAATCGCAAGGAGGTCGGCCTCGTGCAGTCGCTTTCGACCGCCGACAATCTCTGCATGGCGAGCCTCGGCCCGATCTCCAGCAGGGGTTTCATCTCGCGCCGGCACGAACAGCCGCATGTGCGCCGCCAGATCGCCGATCTGCACATCAAGTGCGGCGATCCGGAACTGCCCGTGTCGTCGCTGTCGGGTGGCAACCAGCAGAAGGTGGTGATCGGGAAATGGCTGAACCGGCAGCCGTCGGTGATGTTCTTCGATGAACCGAGCCGCGGCGTCGACGTCCAGGCCAAGCGCCAGATCTTCGACATCATCTGGCAACAGGCCGCCGATGGCCTTGCGAGCCTTTTCGTCTCGACCGAGCTCGAGGAGGTGCTGGAAGTCGCCGACCGCATCCTCGTCATGCATCACGGCGCAGTCGTCGCCGAGGTGGATCCGACGAAAACCGACCTGACCGAACTTTACGGCCTGTGCATGGAAGGGGCCAAGCAATGA
- a CDS encoding RraA family protein: MIHFEDDTALFAAMRSRLFTAVVGDILDTMGLQHQFLPPQIKALRDDMVAVGRAMPVLEADFFATAEAGGHSEFSTKPFGLMFHALDSLKENEIYVCSGSSPRYAVWGELMSTRAMKLKAAGAICDGYCRDSAGILALDFPTFCYGSYAQDQGPRGKVVDYGIPIEIGGIRIRPGDILFGDRDGVLVIPREAEREAIALALEKAETESKVRLAIEAGMSTVEAFERFGVM, translated from the coding sequence ATGATACATTTTGAAGACGATACCGCACTCTTTGCCGCCATGCGCAGCCGGCTGTTCACGGCCGTGGTTGGCGACATTCTCGACACGATGGGTCTGCAGCATCAGTTCCTGCCGCCGCAGATCAAGGCGCTTCGCGACGACATGGTCGCCGTCGGCCGCGCCATGCCGGTGCTCGAGGCCGATTTCTTCGCGACCGCTGAGGCCGGCGGCCACTCGGAATTCAGCACCAAGCCTTTTGGCTTGATGTTCCATGCGCTCGACAGCCTGAAGGAAAACGAGATCTATGTCTGTTCCGGTTCGTCGCCGCGCTACGCCGTCTGGGGCGAGTTGATGTCGACGCGGGCAATGAAACTGAAGGCAGCCGGCGCGATCTGCGACGGCTATTGCCGCGACAGCGCCGGCATTCTCGCGCTCGATTTCCCCACCTTCTGCTACGGCTCCTATGCCCAGGACCAGGGACCGCGCGGCAAGGTCGTCGACTACGGTATCCCGATCGAGATCGGCGGCATCCGCATCCGTCCGGGCGATATCCTCTTTGGCGACCGCGACGGCGTGCTCGTCATTCCGCGCGAGGCGGAGCGGGAAGCGATCGCGCTGGCGCTGGAAAAGGCCGAAACCGAAAGCAAGGTGCGCCTGGCGATCGAAGCCGGCATGAGCACCGTCGAGGCGTTCGAACGCTTCGGCGTCATGTGA